One Triticum dicoccoides isolate Atlit2015 ecotype Zavitan chromosome 4B, WEW_v2.0, whole genome shotgun sequence genomic window carries:
- the LOC119291044 gene encoding uncharacterized protein LOC119291044 — MGLQWMLLTCVVGAEAAVAALLTLPAPRAVRAQIVGLTSMLLQPMAAVLPFAAFQLLDIYWKNEHRLICTGEMCTSEERVRFEKSIFKSQRNVILCVSVFILYWSIYRICKFNKDIKALEEVEKRIKEE, encoded by the exons ATGGGGCTGCAGTGGATGCTCCTGACGTGCGTGGtgggggcggaggcggcggtggccgcgcTGCTCACGCTCCCGGCGCCGCGGGCCGTGCGGGCACAGATCGTCGGGCTCACCTCGATGCTTCTGCAGCCCATGGCCGCCGTGCTCCCCTTCGCCGCCTTCCAGCTACTCG ATATCTACTGGAAGAACGAGCACAGGCTGATTTGCACGGGGGAGATGTGCACCTCCGAGGAGCGTGTCCGCTTCGAGAAATCC ATTTTCAAGTCCCAGAGGAATGTCATCCTTTGTGTTTCAGTATTTATCCTTTATTG GTCCATCTATCGCATTTGCAAGTTCAACAAGGACATCAAGGCACTGGAGGAGGTTGAGAAGCGCATCAAGGAAGAGTAG